Proteins encoded in a region of the Mycolicibacterium chitae genome:
- a CDS encoding bifunctional 3,4-dihydroxy-2-butanone-4-phosphate synthase/GTP cyclohydrolase II produces the protein MTRLDTVERAVADIAAGKAVVVIDDEDRENEGDLIFAAEKATPELVAFMVRYTSGYLCVPLAGEVCDKLGLLPMYAVNQDKHGTAYTVTVDAKVGVGTGISASDRATTMRLLADPEAVADDFTKPGHVVPLRAKDGGVLRRPGHTEAAVDLARLAGLQPAGAICEIVSQKDEGAMARTEELRVFADEHQLALISIADLIEWRRKHEKHIERIAEARIPTRHGDFRAVGYSSVYEDVEHVALVRGEIAGPNSDGEDVLVRVHSECLTGDVFGSRRCDCGPQLDAAMAMVAREGRGVVLYMRGHEGRGIGLMHKLQAYQLQDAGDDTVDANLKLGLPADARDYGIGAQILVDLGIRSMRLLTNNPAKRVGLDGYGLHITERVPLPVRANADNIRYLLTKRDRMGHDLTGLDDYHESTTMDGYDEAVYLLGDRHTQSAPDATGNNP, from the coding sequence ATGACCAGGCTCGATACCGTCGAACGGGCGGTCGCCGATATCGCGGCGGGTAAGGCCGTGGTCGTCATCGACGACGAGGATCGCGAGAACGAGGGCGACCTGATCTTCGCGGCCGAGAAGGCCACCCCGGAACTCGTTGCGTTCATGGTCCGCTACACCTCCGGTTATCTGTGCGTGCCGCTGGCCGGCGAGGTGTGCGACAAGCTGGGCCTGCTGCCGATGTACGCGGTCAACCAGGACAAGCACGGCACCGCCTACACCGTCACCGTCGACGCCAAAGTGGGTGTGGGAACCGGTATCTCGGCCTCCGACCGGGCCACCACCATGCGGCTGCTGGCCGACCCCGAGGCCGTCGCCGATGACTTCACCAAGCCGGGACACGTCGTCCCGCTGCGCGCCAAGGACGGCGGGGTGCTGCGGCGCCCGGGCCACACCGAGGCCGCGGTGGACCTGGCCCGGTTGGCGGGTCTGCAGCCGGCCGGCGCGATCTGCGAGATCGTCAGCCAGAAGGACGAAGGCGCGATGGCCCGCACCGAGGAACTGCGGGTGTTCGCCGACGAGCACCAGTTGGCCCTGATCTCCATCGCCGACCTCATCGAATGGCGGCGCAAGCACGAGAAGCACATCGAGCGCATCGCCGAGGCCCGGATCCCGACCCGGCACGGCGATTTCCGTGCGGTCGGCTACAGCAGCGTCTACGAGGACGTCGAACACGTCGCGCTGGTCCGCGGCGAGATCGCGGGGCCCAACAGCGACGGCGAGGACGTGCTGGTGCGGGTGCACTCCGAATGCCTCACCGGCGACGTGTTCGGTTCGCGGCGCTGCGACTGCGGTCCGCAACTGGACGCGGCCATGGCGATGGTGGCCCGCGAGGGCCGCGGCGTCGTGCTCTACATGCGCGGCCACGAGGGCCGGGGCATCGGCCTGATGCACAAGCTGCAGGCCTATCAGCTGCAGGACGCCGGCGACGACACCGTCGACGCCAACCTGAAGCTGGGCCTGCCCGCCGACGCCCGCGACTACGGCATCGGCGCGCAGATCCTGGTGGATCTCGGGATCCGGTCCATGCGGCTGCTGACCAACAACCCCGCCAAGCGCGTCGGCCTGGACGGCTACGGGCTGCACATCACCGAGCGGGTGCCGCTGCCGGTGCGCGCCAACGCCGACAACATCCGCTACCTGCTGACCAAGCGGGACCGGATGGGCCACGACCTGACCGGACTCGACGACTACCACGAGTCGACCACCATGGACGGCTACGACGAGGCGGTCTACCTGCTGGGCGACCGGCACACCCAGTCCGCGCCCGACGCGACCGGGAACAATCCGTGA
- a CDS encoding riboflavin synthase has product MFTGIVEELGEVIAKEDLADAARFVIRGPVVTADAGHGDSIAVNGVCLTVVEVLPDGQFSADVMAETLDRSSLQALAAGSRVNLERAAAVNSRLGGHIVQGHVDGTGTVVSRTPSQHWEVVRITLPEAISRYVVEKGSITVDGISLTVSGLGERDENTDSAWFEVSLIPTTLSMTTLGGAPVGTPVNLEVDVIAKYVERLLSEKGK; this is encoded by the coding sequence GTGTTCACCGGAATCGTCGAAGAACTCGGCGAAGTCATCGCCAAAGAAGACCTGGCCGACGCGGCGCGTTTCGTCATCCGCGGACCCGTCGTCACTGCGGATGCCGGCCATGGCGATTCCATCGCCGTCAACGGGGTGTGCCTGACCGTCGTCGAGGTGTTGCCCGACGGGCAGTTCAGCGCCGACGTGATGGCCGAGACCCTGGACCGGTCCAGCCTGCAGGCGCTCGCGGCGGGGTCGCGGGTCAATCTCGAGCGCGCGGCCGCCGTCAACAGCCGCCTCGGCGGGCACATCGTGCAGGGCCACGTCGACGGCACCGGCACGGTGGTGTCGCGAACCCCATCCCAGCACTGGGAAGTGGTGCGGATCACGCTGCCCGAGGCGATCTCGCGGTACGTGGTGGAAAAGGGTTCGATCACCGTCGACGGCATCTCCCTGACCGTCTCCGGCCTGGGTGAACGCGACGAGAACACCGATTCGGCCTGGTTCGAGGTATCGCTGATCCCGACCACCCTGAGCATGACCACGCTGGGCGGCGCGCCCGTCGGCACGCCGGTCAACCTGGAGGTGGACGTCATCGCCAAATATGTTGAGCGTCTGCTCAGCGAGAAGGGGAAGTAA
- a CDS encoding LppX_LprAFG lipoprotein, translating into MQPRRLVSRIVLSLAAAGAATALVVGCSSGSDAPAESLPDAPGLLQQSSQTTKGLQSAHLEILVDGTIEGLPVKQLSGDLTNVPATAVQGSAKITMAGSDVDVDLVVIDSTLFAALTPDSWLDMGPAADIYDPSTILNPEAGVANILANFSDAKSEGTEQIDGIDTVRVTGEVSADAVNQLIPSLKATSPVPGTAWIENGGDHNLVRAQIEPTGDSSIELTLSKWNEPVTVTKPQV; encoded by the coding sequence ATGCAACCGCGCCGACTTGTGTCCCGGATTGTCCTGTCCCTTGCCGCCGCCGGCGCCGCCACCGCATTGGTGGTGGGCTGCTCCTCGGGCTCCGATGCCCCCGCGGAGTCGCTGCCCGACGCGCCCGGCCTGCTGCAGCAGTCCAGCCAAACCACCAAGGGCCTGCAGAGCGCCCACCTCGAGATCCTCGTCGACGGCACCATCGAGGGCCTGCCCGTCAAGCAGCTCTCGGGCGACCTGACCAACGTGCCGGCCACCGCCGTGCAGGGCAGCGCCAAGATCACGATGGCGGGCTCCGATGTCGACGTCGACCTCGTCGTCATCGACAGCACCTTGTTCGCGGCGCTGACCCCCGACAGCTGGTTGGACATGGGACCGGCCGCCGACATCTACGACCCGTCGACGATCCTGAACCCCGAGGCCGGGGTGGCCAACATCCTGGCCAACTTCTCCGACGCCAAGTCCGAGGGCACCGAGCAGATCGACGGCATCGACACCGTCCGGGTCACCGGTGAGGTCAGCGCCGACGCGGTCAACCAGCTGATCCCCTCGCTGAAGGCCACCTCGCCCGTGCCGGGCACCGCGTGGATCGAGAACGGCGGCGACCACAACCTGGTGCGCGCTCAGATCGAGCCGACCGGTGACAGCTCCATCGAGCTGACCCTGTCGAAGTGGAACGAGCCCGTCACCGTCACCAAGCCGCAGGTGTAA
- a CDS encoding MFS transporter, which yields MRPETRRWTAISAGGLAVLLGAIDTYVVVTIMTDIMRDVGIPINKIQQVAPIITGYLLGYIAAMPLLGRASDRVGRKLVLQVGLAGFAIGSVVTALAEDLTTLVIGRVILGIAAGALLPVTLALAADLWAARNRAAVLGGIGAAQELGCVLGPLWGIAVVSMLNTWRDVFWINIPLALLAMVMIHFSVPGRDRGAGPRERVDVVGGLLLAIALGLLVIGLYNPEPDGKEVLPSNGLLLVGIALIVTLAFFVWERVSRTKLIEPAGVKFVPFLAALGTSLCAGAALMVTLVNVELFGQGVLGLDQVEAALKLSWFLAALPVGAVLGGVIATRVGDRIVVFVGMLIAAFAYWLVSHWRVDVLSVSHDLGLFELPAFSTDLVIAGFGLGLVIGPLTSAALRVVPSAQHGIASSLVVVARMTGMLIGVAALSAWGLYRFNQILATLPSEGGETLAAKLAAEAARYQLAFSMQYGEMFGVTAIVCVVGAAIGLLIAGKHTHADEGSPGPDLDPRDDAEPATQVLGAARADEAATTRLPAGGGGAHRRRDPR from the coding sequence ATGCGCCCGGAAACGAGGCGCTGGACCGCGATCAGCGCGGGCGGGCTCGCAGTCCTGCTCGGGGCCATCGACACCTACGTCGTGGTCACGATCATGACCGACATCATGCGAGACGTCGGCATCCCGATCAACAAGATCCAGCAGGTCGCGCCGATCATCACCGGCTATCTGCTCGGCTACATCGCGGCCATGCCGCTGCTGGGCCGGGCCTCCGACCGGGTGGGCCGCAAGCTGGTGCTGCAGGTGGGCCTGGCCGGCTTCGCGATCGGTTCGGTGGTCACGGCGCTGGCCGAGGACCTGACGACGCTGGTGATCGGTCGCGTCATCCTCGGTATCGCCGCCGGCGCCCTGCTCCCGGTGACGCTGGCCCTGGCGGCCGACCTGTGGGCCGCCCGCAACCGCGCCGCGGTGCTCGGCGGCATCGGTGCCGCCCAGGAGCTGGGCTGCGTGCTCGGCCCGCTGTGGGGCATCGCGGTGGTGTCGATGCTCAACACCTGGCGCGACGTGTTCTGGATCAACATCCCGCTGGCGCTGCTGGCCATGGTGATGATCCACTTCAGCGTCCCGGGCCGCGATCGCGGCGCCGGTCCGCGCGAGCGGGTCGACGTGGTCGGCGGGCTGCTGCTGGCCATTGCGCTCGGGCTGCTGGTGATCGGTCTGTACAACCCCGAGCCCGACGGCAAGGAAGTGCTGCCGAGCAACGGTCTGCTGCTGGTCGGCATCGCGCTGATCGTCACGCTGGCGTTCTTCGTCTGGGAACGGGTCTCGCGCACCAAACTCATCGAGCCGGCCGGTGTGAAGTTCGTGCCGTTCCTGGCCGCGCTGGGCACCTCGCTGTGTGCGGGGGCCGCACTGATGGTCACGCTGGTCAACGTCGAGCTGTTCGGCCAGGGTGTGCTGGGCCTGGACCAGGTGGAAGCGGCGCTGAAGTTGAGCTGGTTCCTGGCCGCCCTGCCGGTGGGCGCGGTGCTCGGCGGCGTCATCGCGACCCGCGTGGGCGACCGCATCGTGGTGTTCGTCGGCATGCTCATCGCCGCGTTCGCCTACTGGCTGGTGTCGCACTGGCGCGTCGACGTGCTGTCGGTCAGCCATGACCTGGGCCTGTTCGAACTTCCGGCGTTCAGCACCGACCTGGTGATCGCCGGATTCGGCCTGGGCCTGGTGATCGGGCCGCTGACGTCGGCCGCGCTGCGCGTGGTGCCGTCGGCTCAGCACGGCATCGCCTCGTCGCTGGTCGTGGTGGCGCGCATGACGGGCATGCTGATCGGCGTCGCGGCGCTGTCGGCATGGGGCCTGTACCGCTTCAACCAGATCCTGGCGACCCTGCCCAGCGAGGGTGGCGAGACGTTGGCCGCCAAGCTCGCCGCCGAGGCGGCCCGCTACCAGCTGGCGTTCTCGATGCAGTACGGCGAGATGTTCGGCGTCACCGCAATCGTCTGCGTGGTCGGTGCGGCCATCGGCCTGCTGATCGCCGGCAAGCACACCCACGCCGACGAGGGATCCCCCGGCCCGGATCTCGATCCCCGGGACGACGCGGAACCCGCCACTCAGGTGCTCGGCGCGGCCCGGGCCGACGAAGCGGCCACCACCCGCCTGCCCGCCGGCGGCGGCGGTGCGCACCGGCGCCGGGATCCGCGCTAG
- a CDS encoding type 1 glutamine amidotransferase domain-containing protein — translation MTNDLTGKKVAFLVAQEGVEQVELTQPWEAVQQAGGSPVLVSTETGKVQAFNHLTEADTFEADVAAADAEVGDYAGLVLPGGVANPDNLRTNSDAVGFAKAFFDAGKPVAVICHGPWTLVEAEVLRGRKLTSWPSVRTDIVNAGGSWVDEEVTVCTDGPNTLVSSRKPDDLPAFCSKTVEVLASSA, via the coding sequence ATGACGAATGATCTGACAGGTAAGAAAGTCGCGTTCCTGGTCGCCCAGGAGGGCGTGGAACAGGTGGAACTGACCCAACCGTGGGAGGCCGTCCAGCAGGCCGGCGGTTCGCCGGTGTTGGTGTCGACCGAGACCGGCAAGGTGCAGGCGTTCAACCACCTGACCGAGGCGGACACCTTCGAGGCCGACGTCGCCGCCGCCGACGCCGAGGTGGGCGACTATGCGGGTCTGGTGCTGCCCGGCGGCGTGGCCAATCCCGACAATCTGCGCACCAACTCCGATGCGGTGGGTTTCGCCAAGGCGTTCTTCGATGCCGGCAAGCCTGTCGCGGTGATCTGCCACGGGCCCTGGACGCTGGTGGAGGCCGAGGTGCTGCGCGGCCGGAAGCTGACCTCGTGGCCCAGCGTGCGCACCGACATCGTCAACGCCGGGGGCAGTTGGGTGGACGAGGAGGTCACGGTGTGCACGGACGGGCCGAACACGTTGGTGTCGAGCCGCAAACCCGATGATCTGCCGGCCTTCTGCAGCAAAACTGTTGAGGTGCTGGCGAGTTCGGCCTAG
- the ribD gene encoding bifunctional diaminohydroxyphosphoribosylaminopyrimidine deaminase/5-amino-6-(5-phosphoribosylamino)uracil reductase RibD, whose product MSFEAAMRLAIAQADRVKGTTYPNPPVGAVVLDSAGDIVGVGATEPVGGAHAEVVALRAAGERARGGTAVVTLEPCNHHGRTPPCVDALLAAGISTVVHAVADPNPVAADGAARLAGAGVTTVPGVLGAEVAGGSLREWLHKLRTGRPHVTWKVAGSVDGRSAAADGTSQWITSPQARADVHLRRAAADAVIVGTGTVVADDPALTARTPDGALYDRQPLRVVVGLREVAADRKVRNADSPTMLLRTRDPAEVLRALADRTDLFLESGPALASAFLRAGLIDRILAYVAPVLIGGPNTVIDTIGVDTLTQAPRWSYDSVLRVGPDVLLSLVPD is encoded by the coding sequence ATGAGCTTCGAGGCCGCCATGCGGTTGGCCATCGCGCAGGCCGACCGGGTCAAGGGCACCACGTATCCGAACCCGCCGGTGGGCGCCGTCGTGCTGGATTCGGCCGGCGACATCGTCGGCGTGGGGGCCACCGAACCCGTCGGCGGCGCGCACGCGGAGGTCGTGGCTTTGCGCGCGGCGGGGGAGCGGGCGCGCGGCGGCACCGCGGTGGTCACCCTGGAGCCGTGCAACCATCACGGCCGCACTCCACCGTGTGTGGATGCGCTTCTGGCGGCGGGCATTTCGACCGTCGTCCATGCGGTGGCCGACCCCAATCCGGTGGCCGCCGACGGCGCGGCGCGACTTGCCGGGGCCGGTGTCACCACGGTGCCCGGGGTGCTCGGGGCCGAGGTCGCCGGCGGTTCGTTGCGCGAGTGGCTGCACAAGCTGCGGACCGGTCGTCCCCACGTCACCTGGAAGGTCGCGGGCAGCGTCGACGGACGCAGCGCGGCGGCCGACGGCACCAGCCAGTGGATCACCAGCCCGCAGGCCCGCGCGGATGTGCATCTGCGGCGCGCGGCCGCCGACGCGGTGATCGTCGGAACGGGCACGGTCGTCGCCGACGACCCCGCGCTCACGGCAAGGACCCCGGACGGTGCGCTCTACGACCGGCAACCGCTGCGCGTCGTGGTCGGCCTGCGCGAGGTGGCCGCGGATCGCAAAGTGCGCAACGCGGATTCGCCCACGATGCTGCTGCGCACCCGCGACCCCGCCGAGGTCCTGCGCGCGCTGGCCGATCGCACCGACCTGTTCCTCGAGTCCGGGCCCGCGCTGGCCTCGGCGTTCCTGCGGGCCGGGCTCATCGACCGGATCCTGGCCTACGTGGCACCGGTGCTGATCGGCGGTCCCAACACGGTGATCGACACCATCGGCGTCGACACGCTGACCCAGGCCCCGCGCTGGAGCTACGACAGCGTGCTGCGGGTGGGGCCGGACGTGCTGCTGAGCCTGGTCCCGGACTGA
- the rpe gene encoding ribulose-phosphate 3-epimerase, whose amino-acid sequence MPKPPATPMIAPSILAADFARLAEETAAVAGADWLHVDVMDNHFVPNLTLGMPVVESLLKVTDIPMDCHLMIAAPERWAPPYAEAGAHNVTFHAEATDNPIAVARDIRAAGAKAGLAVKPGTPLEPYLEILRDFDTLLIMSVEPGFGGQKFIPEVLPKVETARRLVDAGELKILVEIDGGINDETIEAAAAAGVDCFVAGSAVYGVEEPAAAVRSLREQAAKASPHLRL is encoded by the coding sequence ATGCCAAAACCGCCCGCTACCCCGATGATCGCCCCGTCGATCCTGGCTGCTGACTTTGCCCGGTTGGCCGAGGAGACCGCCGCGGTCGCCGGGGCCGACTGGTTGCACGTGGACGTCATGGACAACCACTTCGTCCCCAATCTGACGCTCGGCATGCCGGTGGTGGAGAGCCTGCTGAAGGTCACCGACATCCCGATGGACTGCCACCTGATGATCGCCGCACCCGAGCGCTGGGCGCCGCCGTACGCCGAGGCCGGCGCCCACAACGTGACCTTTCACGCCGAGGCCACCGACAATCCGATCGCGGTGGCCCGCGACATCCGCGCCGCCGGCGCCAAGGCCGGGTTGGCGGTCAAGCCGGGCACCCCGCTGGAGCCCTATCTGGAGATCCTGCGGGATTTCGACACCCTGCTGATCATGTCCGTGGAACCCGGATTCGGCGGGCAGAAGTTCATTCCCGAGGTGCTGCCCAAGGTGGAGACCGCCCGCCGCTTGGTGGACGCGGGCGAACTGAAGATCCTCGTCGAGATCGACGGCGGTATCAACGACGAGACCATCGAGGCCGCGGCGGCGGCCGGGGTCGACTGTTTCGTCGCGGGGTCGGCGGTCTATGGCGTCGAGGAACCCGCGGCGGCGGTGCGGTCGCTGCGCGAACAGGCCGCCAAGGCCTCGCCGCATCTGCGGCTATGA